One Campylobacter concisus DNA segment encodes these proteins:
- a CDS encoding AAA family ATPase — MKYLLDFLNQDLKKSKIYELIKCEDEEGEILKYLSKAYVQGTASMSVYELLGAVFGTQNEKQLLYLKFIKNLLDSGWIVQNYSLFKMPENAQKSSNQGLLSLLHSEISLSSTFLKILEDGNADINLPELSPYEDHLEYLKDQFLKIELYSKAAIFEGGSNDAKKRINEQISELTKRINERVKLSKISLKIEQIFKENSLDEKEQIIFLALLKEEYAGDFENGRDLNTLVGLISKDELERIKNRTLLEDGSRLIEGALIDYDEVLNAYGNVSKSFFINEEILQSIMHPKNDKNSKKIKIESLVKEQEIFELIEPVTSLEDVVLNEKTKQLLSTILKQVDKKVLARLSSWGIKTRKNIDAKIIFYGEPGTGKTMSAVGLAKSLKKQILSFDCSKILSKYVGESEQNVRKIFDTYKEICKKSGSEPVLLLNEADQFLSTRVESSSGAEKMHNQMQNIFLEQIERFEGVLIATTNFLQSLDVAFSRRFDYKIEFKKPDFNGRLAIWRKILPENASFEDGFSVERLAEFNLSGAQIVLALKNTALKVAIKDDGIFTFEDFKTTIERELNSSFGEDKKMGFGY, encoded by the coding sequence GTGAAGTATTTGCTTGATTTTCTAAACCAAGACCTCAAAAAAAGTAAAATTTACGAGCTTATAAAGTGTGAGGATGAAGAGGGAGAAATTTTAAAATATCTAAGCAAAGCCTACGTGCAAGGAACGGCTAGCATGAGCGTTTATGAGCTGCTTGGAGCTGTTTTTGGCACGCAAAATGAAAAACAGCTTTTATACCTTAAATTTATAAAAAATTTGCTAGATAGTGGCTGGATAGTGCAAAACTACAGCCTCTTTAAAATGCCAGAGAACGCACAAAAAAGCTCAAACCAAGGGCTACTCTCGCTACTTCACTCTGAAATTTCACTCTCAAGCACATTTTTAAAAATTCTAGAAGATGGCAACGCTGATATAAATTTACCAGAGCTTTCGCCGTATGAAGATCATTTGGAGTATTTAAAAGATCAGTTTTTAAAGATAGAGCTTTACTCAAAAGCTGCGATATTTGAAGGTGGCTCAAATGACGCTAAAAAGCGGATAAATGAGCAAATTTCTGAGCTCACAAAGCGCATAAACGAGCGTGTAAAACTAAGCAAGATCAGCCTAAAAATAGAGCAAATTTTTAAAGAAAATTCGCTTGATGAAAAAGAGCAGATCATTTTTTTAGCTCTTTTAAAAGAGGAGTACGCGGGCGATTTTGAAAATGGTCGCGATCTAAACACGCTAGTTGGGCTAATAAGCAAGGACGAGCTTGAACGTATCAAAAATCGCACTCTCTTAGAGGACGGCTCAAGGCTCATAGAGGGCGCGCTTATCGACTACGACGAGGTTTTAAACGCTTATGGCAACGTAAGCAAGAGCTTTTTTATAAACGAAGAAATTTTGCAAAGCATAATGCACCCAAAAAATGACAAAAACAGCAAGAAAATCAAGATCGAAAGTCTAGTAAAAGAGCAAGAAATTTTTGAGCTAATAGAGCCGGTAACGAGCCTAGAAGATGTCGTGCTAAATGAAAAGACGAAGCAGCTTTTAAGCACGATACTAAAGCAAGTCGATAAAAAAGTGCTAGCTAGACTTAGCAGCTGGGGCATAAAAACTAGAAAAAATATAGACGCTAAGATCATCTTTTACGGCGAGCCTGGCACTGGTAAAACCATGAGCGCCGTTGGGCTTGCAAAGAGCCTAAAGAAGCAAATTCTAAGCTTTGACTGCTCAAAAATTTTAAGCAAATATGTCGGTGAGAGCGAGCAAAATGTAAGGAAAATTTTTGACACTTACAAAGAAATTTGCAAAAAAAGTGGCAGCGAGCCGGTGCTTTTACTAAACGAAGCCGATCAGTTTTTAAGCACAAGAGTAGAGAGCTCAAGCGGCGCTGAAAAGATGCATAATCAAATGCAAAATATCTTTTTAGAGCAGATCGAGCGCTTTGAGGGCGTGCTCATAGCTACTACAAATTTCTTACAAAGCCTTGATGTGGCGTTTTCTAGAAGGTTTGACTACAAAATCGAGTTTAAAAAGCCTGATTTTAACGGCAGACTTGCCATTTGGCGTAAAATTTTGCCTGAAAATGCGAGCTTTGAAGATGGCTTTAGCGTAGAAAGGCTGGCTGAGTTTAACTTAAGTGGCGCACAGATCGTCCTTGCTCTAAAAAATACCGCCTTAAAAGTTGCGATAAAAGATGATGGGATTTTTACCTTTGAGGACTTCAAAACTACGATAGAGCGCGAGCTAAACTCAAGCTTTGGCGAAGATAAAAAGATGGGATTTGGCTATTAG
- a CDS encoding fatty acid--CoA ligase, giving the protein MQYSYNNFYEILTKVAKQSPNQIAIFDEKEKLRYHEIKQNVDKVAAYLQLCGVNFGDKVAMAVANSKEFIISYLAITAIGAVAVPMNTFLKTNEFEYILNDCGARVLFASSSLAKELIALSELEILRKIIWIGQTPKKLQSASKDDYISVDEEYGESAYLSSTPQISKEDMSKGYENSGVVKNVNFSEALNHKYTLSITKYPKIDDLMHIIYTSGTTGKPKGAMISYKNIFSNVIGAHERFKVKKSDRFIVFLPMFHSFTLTAMVLLPIYAGASMVLVRSVFPFSNVLKQTLLKRVTVFLGIPAIYTAIGKAKIPWYFRWFNRIRLFVSGAAPLAKQTIDDFRVKFPRATLVEGYGLSECSPVVAANLFDKQKLLSVGPALNGYEIKIVDDEMMELPVGQIGEIIVKGDCVMQGYYGMPGVTDETIINGWLKTGDLGKIDEEGFIYIVDRKKDLIISKGINIYPREIEEVIYKLEAVEAAAVIGVKDVHADEEVVAFIQVKDGMDLDEKTVKEHLKKNLANFKIPKSIYFAEELPRNATGKVLKRVLKEQIKDKI; this is encoded by the coding sequence ATGCAATACTCTTATAATAATTTTTATGAAATTTTGACCAAAGTAGCAAAGCAGAGTCCAAACCAGATAGCGATCTTTGATGAAAAAGAGAAGCTAAGATACCATGAAATAAAGCAAAACGTCGATAAAGTGGCAGCTTACTTGCAGCTTTGCGGAGTAAATTTTGGCGACAAAGTGGCTATGGCGGTGGCAAATTCGAAAGAATTTATCATCTCATACCTTGCTATCACGGCTATCGGTGCGGTTGCGGTGCCGATGAATACCTTTTTAAAAACAAATGAGTTTGAGTATATCTTAAATGACTGCGGCGCAAGGGTGCTCTTTGCATCTAGCTCGCTTGCAAAGGAGCTAATCGCACTTAGCGAGCTTGAAATTTTAAGAAAGATCATCTGGATCGGTCAAACGCCTAAAAAACTTCAAAGCGCCTCAAAAGACGACTATATAAGCGTTGATGAGGAGTATGGCGAGAGCGCTTATCTCTCTTCTACACCACAAATTTCAAAAGAGGATATGAGCAAGGGCTATGAAAATAGCGGCGTTGTAAAAAATGTAAATTTCAGCGAAGCGCTAAATCACAAATACACTCTAAGCATCACGAAATACCCTAAAATAGACGATCTCATGCATATCATCTACACCTCAGGCACCACAGGCAAGCCAAAGGGTGCTATGATAAGCTATAAAAATATCTTCTCAAACGTCATCGGCGCTCATGAGCGTTTCAAGGTTAAAAAAAGCGATAGATTTATCGTATTTTTGCCGATGTTTCATAGCTTCACGCTCACAGCTATGGTGCTTTTACCGATATATGCAGGTGCTTCGATGGTGCTTGTAAGATCGGTCTTTCCATTTTCAAATGTGCTAAAGCAGACGCTACTTAAAAGAGTTACTGTATTTTTGGGTATCCCAGCCATATATACAGCCATCGGCAAGGCAAAAATTCCTTGGTATTTTAGATGGTTTAACCGCATAAGGCTATTTGTAAGTGGCGCTGCTCCGCTTGCTAAGCAAACGATCGATGATTTTAGAGTGAAATTCCCACGTGCAACGCTAGTTGAAGGATATGGCCTTAGCGAATGCTCGCCAGTCGTAGCGGCAAATTTATTTGACAAGCAAAAGCTTTTAAGCGTCGGACCTGCGCTAAATGGCTATGAGATCAAGATCGTAGATGATGAGATGATGGAGCTACCAGTTGGGCAGATAGGCGAGATCATCGTAAAAGGCGACTGCGTCATGCAAGGCTACTACGGCATGCCAGGCGTGACAGATGAGACCATCATAAATGGCTGGCTAAAGACTGGGGACCTTGGCAAGATTGATGAAGAGGGCTTTATCTACATCGTCGATCGCAAAAAAGACCTCATCATATCAAAGGGCATAAACATCTATCCACGCGAGATCGAAGAGGTGATCTATAAGCTTGAAGCCGTCGAGGCTGCAGCAGTAATTGGCGTAAAAGATGTGCATGCAGACGAAGAGGTCGTGGCTTTCATACAGGTAAAAGATGGCATGGATCTTGATGAAAAGACGGTTAAAGAGCATCTAAAGAAAAATTTAGCAAATTTCAAAATTCCAAAAAGCATTTATTTTGCCGAGGAGCTGCCTAGAAATGCCACTGGCAAGGTGCTAAAGCGTGTGCTAAAAGAGCAGATAAAGGATAAAATTTAG